The following are encoded in a window of Methanothrix sp. genomic DNA:
- the sepF gene encoding cell division protein SepF — MVKFLERLMGRPATDEYVEVDLGQFEDEPERPRAYLRVAELTSLDVLPEIKQEIRSRNILLVDIAPMKRDKASLDRAIGELRKIVEDMAGDIAGVGDDLVVVVPSGIRIDREKVVGGRD, encoded by the coding sequence ATGGTGAAGTTCCTTGAAAGACTGATGGGCAGGCCTGCCACAGATGAGTATGTGGAGGTGGACCTGGGCCAGTTCGAGGATGAGCCTGAGAGGCCCAGGGCGTATCTCAGAGTGGCCGAGCTCACGTCTCTCGATGTGCTGCCGGAGATAAAGCAGGAGATACGATCCCGCAATATACTGCTGGTTGATATAGCGCCCATGAAGAGGGACAAGGCATCTCTGGACAGGGCGATAGGCGAGCTGAGGAAGATCGTCGAGGATATGGCTGGAGATATAGCCGGAGTTGGCGACGACCTGGTCGTCGTAGTTCCGAGTGGCATAAGGATCGACAGGGAGAAGGTTGTGGGAGGAAGAGATTGA
- a CDS encoding ZPR1 zinc finger domain-containing protein translates to MKLKTKASCPMCGATMEFNWETTELPYFGDALIIAGVCECGFRHSDTMLLSQREPYRHTLVVRELDDLNARVLRSSSGTIHIPEIGVDIEPGYASEAYITNIEGVLVRVKGIVEFATNAARQARDMERTAKGEEILSKIEMALRGEFSLTVILEDPFGNSAIISDHVVATPLSIEEASTLKTGMIVLDLSE, encoded by the coding sequence TTGAAGCTCAAGACGAAGGCTAGCTGCCCTATGTGCGGGGCGACGATGGAGTTCAACTGGGAGACGACAGAGCTGCCATACTTCGGGGATGCTCTGATCATCGCAGGTGTATGCGAGTGCGGCTTCAGGCACAGCGATACGATGCTCCTGAGCCAGCGCGAGCCGTACAGGCACACTCTTGTTGTTCGGGAGCTCGATGACCTGAACGCCAGGGTTCTCAGATCCTCCAGCGGCACGATCCACATACCTGAGATCGGCGTGGACATCGAGCCAGGATATGCATCTGAGGCTTACATAACAAATATCGAGGGGGTTCTCGTCAGGGTGAAGGGCATAGTCGAGTTCGCAACGAACGCGGCAAGACAGGCCAGGGATATGGAGAGGACCGCAAAGGGCGAGGAGATCCTCTCGAAGATAGAGATGGCGCTAAGGGGCGAGTTCAGCCTCACGGTGATCCTTGAGGATCCGTTCGGAAACAGCGCAATAATATCGGATCACGTTGTGGCAACACCTCTGTCCATAGAGGAGGCCAGCACTCTGAAGACGGGCATGATAGTTCTCGATCTCTCCGAGTGA
- the cofD gene encoding 2-phospho-L-lactate transferase, protein MLILSGGTGTPKLLRGLARVLDPEEITVVVNTAEDLWVSGNLVSPDLDTVIYTLAGLIDEERWWGIRGDSFITHTRLRELGVRERLAIGDADRAFHILRSDVIRRGGTLSDATEVMREALGIRSGVFPMSDDSVSTIIKTPLGEMHFQEFWVERRGEPEVLGVRFDGIDGARPSSGFLEALRKEETVIIGPSNPVTSIGPILSLKGVRDAVREKTTVAVSPLNGDRPFSGPAARFMRAVGVEPDDEGVISILGEVDHFMVSRSSSYPGRCIRTDIRIDSMEDSIRLAKEIVRLAG, encoded by the coding sequence ATGCTGATACTCAGTGGCGGTACCGGCACACCAAAGCTGCTTCGCGGCCTTGCAAGGGTCCTGGATCCTGAGGAGATCACGGTCGTTGTCAACACAGCCGAGGACCTCTGGGTCTCCGGAAACCTGGTCTCCCCCGACCTGGATACTGTCATCTACACGCTCGCGGGTTTGATCGATGAAGAGAGATGGTGGGGCATCAGGGGGGACAGCTTCATCACGCATACCCGTCTGAGAGAACTGGGTGTGAGGGAGAGGCTCGCAATAGGCGATGCCGACAGGGCATTTCATATCCTCAGATCCGATGTCATTCGCAGAGGGGGCACGCTCAGCGATGCCACTGAGGTGATGAGAGAAGCGTTGGGGATCAGGTCAGGGGTATTCCCGATGAGTGATGACAGTGTATCCACAATCATAAAAACACCACTGGGCGAGATGCACTTTCAGGAGTTCTGGGTAGAGAGGCGGGGGGAGCCTGAGGTCCTGGGCGTTCGCTTTGATGGCATCGATGGTGCGAGACCAAGCAGTGGATTCCTCGAGGCCCTCAGAAAAGAGGAGACTGTCATAATCGGACCCAGCAACCCGGTGACAAGCATCGGCCCGATCCTCTCGCTGAAGGGCGTGAGGGATGCGGTCAGGGAGAAGACGACAGTGGCGGTGAGCCCCCTCAATGGCGACAGGCCTTTCAGCGGGCCTGCGGCCAGGTTCATGAGGGCTGTGGGGGTTGAGCCAGACGATGAGGGTGTCATCTCGATTCTGGGAGAGGTGGATCACTTCATGGTATCGAGGAGCAGCAGCTATCCAGGAAGATGCATACGCACTGACATACGCATCGATAGCATGGAGGACAGCATAAGGCTCGCGAAGGAGATAGTGAGGCTCGCAGGATGA
- a CDS encoding methanogenesis marker 12 protein, translating into MFIGVDHGTRAIRFANHHGEGIAIPRSEAGSLRPEEILKRIEDHFRGSFDLVALCYSMGDGITRITRIQDAENRGLARLSGAGIEVGGGSRVYEAMAISGWPVVLLPGIHRGSKIDARMKVFSHGASPEKVGLGYYVVRRGVENAVIADASSNTVTIGINDGRIAGAIDAPIFAPGLLQGPLDVDAIRAVDDGMMTANEAFSHGGILRKMNLPECNDLALETLALFAAMEMSAMSVLLRDLGAVSPDMFLAGDPAARIAGRVSELLGIDVIPLPSLASATGCAWIAEDISSGMRSIMGIDVDERVFRHHEIR; encoded by the coding sequence ATGTTCATAGGCGTCGACCACGGGACGAGAGCGATAAGGTTTGCGAACCATCATGGTGAAGGCATCGCAATACCCAGATCCGAGGCCGGATCCCTCAGGCCGGAGGAGATACTGAAAAGGATTGAGGATCATTTTCGCGGATCTTTCGATCTCGTGGCTCTCTGCTACTCGATGGGCGACGGCATAACGCGCATAACCAGAATACAGGATGCTGAGAACAGGGGGCTCGCAAGGCTCAGCGGCGCTGGGATCGAGGTGGGTGGCGGGAGCAGGGTGTACGAGGCGATGGCGATCTCCGGCTGGCCGGTGGTCCTGCTCCCGGGCATACACAGGGGCTCCAAAATAGACGCCAGGATGAAGGTCTTTTCACATGGAGCAAGCCCTGAGAAGGTCGGTCTCGGGTACTATGTGGTGCGCAGGGGTGTGGAGAATGCTGTGATAGCGGACGCGAGCTCCAACACCGTCACGATCGGCATAAACGATGGGAGGATCGCCGGCGCGATAGATGCACCGATATTCGCCCCAGGGCTGCTTCAGGGGCCGCTGGATGTCGATGCGATAAGAGCTGTTGATGATGGGATGATGACAGCGAATGAGGCATTCTCGCATGGCGGCATCCTAAGAAAAATGAATCTACCGGAGTGTAACGATCTCGCGCTGGAGACCCTGGCGCTCTTCGCAGCTATGGAGATGAGCGCGATGTCTGTTCTTCTCAGAGACCTCGGCGCTGTATCCCCGGATATGTTTCTTGCAGGAGACCCTGCCGCGCGCATCGCCGGGCGTGTCTCTGAGCTTCTGGGCATCGATGTCATCCCTCTGCCATCACTTGCTTCGGCCACTGGCTGCGCCTGGATCGCAGAGGATATATCCTCAGGGATGAGATCCATAATGGGGATAGATGTCGATGAACGTGTTTTCAGACACCATGAGATACGATGA
- the gyrA gene encoding DNA gyrase subunit A has translation MAEIDVDVTEEMKSSYIDYAMSVIVGRALPDVRDGLKPVHRRILYAMYEQGVTFDQPYKKSARIVGDVMGKYHPHGDAAIYDTMVRMAQDFSMRYTLIDGQGNFGSVDGDPPAAMRYTEVRLSRIAGEMLADIEKDTVDFVPNYDGSMKEPTVLPSRLPNLLVNGSTGIAVGMATNIPPHNLREVVYALIHLIENPDASVADLMNFIRGPDFPTGGYIVGKSGIESAYATGRGTITIRARSEIEEGRRGSRIVFTELPYQVNKAKVVEDIAELVKTGRVDGISEIRDESDREGIRLVVELKHGANPQVVLNQLHKHTQLETTYGIINLVLVDGQPRTLTLKETLEHYINYRAEVIERRTRFELDQAEKRAHILAGILIALRNIDDVIALIRGSPSPSEARDLLMERFGLSEEQARAILDMRLQRLTGLEQEKIASEARELEATIAKLKGILASRAEVLDIIKNELRELAESYGDDRRTEIVESVESVRPEDLIQEEEVAVIITNNGYIKRQPLSVYRMQRRGGKGSIGAETKSEDFVTDIFTASTLDYLLIFTDRGKAHWLRVYEIPMASKVSRGRSIASLLQLEENERITEAIPVESFSTEGYIVLATRMGSIVKTPIRAFSNPRRGGIKAVNLRGDSLVAARLTDGSRELIVATKKGKAIRFHERDVRASGRGSMGVKAINLSEGDELISMDVVKEGETLFTITTQGYGKRTDLREYPLQRRGGKGVKNIDARRGDVVAAITVSDDDGLLVTTKEGVMIRIAASDVRVQGRATQGVKIMDVKPGDEISDVARVD, from the coding sequence ATGGCAGAGATAGACGTCGATGTAACAGAGGAGATGAAATCCTCCTACATAGATTACGCGATGAGCGTGATCGTCGGGCGGGCGCTTCCCGATGTCAGGGATGGCCTGAAGCCTGTACACAGACGCATCCTCTACGCCATGTACGAGCAGGGCGTGACATTCGACCAGCCCTACAAGAAGTCCGCCCGCATCGTCGGCGATGTCATGGGTAAGTACCACCCGCATGGAGACGCAGCGATCTACGACACCATGGTCAGGATGGCCCAGGACTTCTCGATGCGCTACACCCTGATCGATGGCCAGGGAAACTTCGGCTCAGTCGACGGAGATCCGCCTGCTGCGATGAGATACACAGAGGTCCGGCTCTCGAGAATCGCGGGCGAGATGCTCGCGGATATCGAGAAGGACACCGTGGATTTCGTGCCCAACTACGATGGCTCTATGAAGGAGCCGACGGTGCTGCCATCCCGGCTTCCCAACCTGCTCGTCAACGGATCCACAGGAATCGCTGTTGGAATGGCGACGAACATACCGCCCCACAACCTCCGGGAGGTTGTATATGCGCTGATCCATCTGATCGAGAACCCCGATGCCTCTGTGGCAGATCTTATGAACTTCATCCGGGGCCCGGATTTTCCCACCGGAGGATACATAGTGGGAAAAAGCGGCATAGAGAGCGCTTATGCCACAGGAAGAGGCACGATAACGATCAGAGCCAGATCCGAGATAGAGGAGGGGCGAAGGGGCTCCAGGATAGTATTCACAGAGCTCCCATATCAGGTCAACAAGGCCAAGGTCGTGGAGGACATTGCGGAGCTCGTCAAGACGGGAAGGGTGGATGGGATCTCGGAGATCAGGGATGAGTCTGATCGGGAGGGGATAAGGCTGGTCGTGGAGCTGAAGCATGGCGCGAATCCCCAGGTCGTGCTCAATCAGCTTCACAAGCACACACAGCTCGAGACAACATACGGCATAATCAACCTCGTCCTCGTCGACGGCCAGCCCAGGACCCTGACGCTGAAGGAGACCCTGGAGCACTACATCAACTACAGGGCTGAGGTGATCGAGAGAAGGACCCGCTTCGAGCTCGACCAGGCGGAGAAAAGAGCGCACATACTCGCGGGAATTCTGATAGCCCTCAGGAACATAGATGATGTCATAGCACTGATCAGGGGCTCGCCCTCCCCTTCAGAGGCCAGGGATCTGCTCATGGAGCGGTTCGGGCTCAGCGAGGAGCAGGCAAGGGCAATTCTGGATATGAGGCTGCAGAGGCTCACAGGCCTTGAGCAGGAGAAGATCGCATCAGAGGCCAGAGAGCTGGAGGCAACAATCGCAAAATTGAAGGGAATACTCGCAAGCAGGGCTGAGGTACTCGATATCATCAAGAATGAACTGAGAGAGCTCGCTGAGAGCTACGGCGATGACAGAAGGACCGAGATAGTGGAGTCTGTGGAGTCCGTGAGGCCCGAGGATCTCATCCAGGAGGAAGAGGTAGCGGTGATAATAACAAACAACGGCTACATCAAACGCCAGCCTCTATCTGTGTACAGAATGCAGAGGAGAGGGGGAAAGGGCAGCATCGGGGCCGAGACTAAGAGCGAGGATTTCGTCACAGACATATTCACAGCATCGACGCTGGATTACCTTCTGATCTTCACAGACAGGGGTAAGGCGCACTGGCTCAGGGTCTATGAGATACCCATGGCATCCAAGGTATCCAGAGGCAGATCGATAGCGAGCCTGCTGCAGCTGGAGGAGAACGAGAGGATCACCGAGGCGATACCCGTTGAGAGCTTCAGCACCGAGGGTTACATCGTGCTCGCTACGCGCATGGGCAGCATCGTGAAGACCCCAATAAGGGCGTTCAGCAATCCAAGAAGGGGCGGGATCAAGGCAGTCAACCTCCGCGGCGACTCTCTTGTGGCCGCCAGGCTCACAGACGGCTCGAGGGAGCTGATCGTCGCCACAAAGAAGGGAAAGGCGATAAGGTTCCACGAGAGAGATGTGCGAGCGAGCGGGAGGGGATCGATGGGGGTGAAGGCGATTAACCTCTCCGAGGGGGATGAGCTGATCTCCATGGATGTGGTAAAAGAGGGAGAGACGCTCTTCACCATAACCACTCAGGGATACGGAAAGAGGACGGACCTGAGAGAGTATCCGCTCCAGAGGCGCGGCGGCAAGGGGGTCAAGAACATAGATGCGCGAAGAGGGGATGTGGTGGCCGCGATAACTGTGTCCGACGACGACGGTCTCCTGGTGACCACAAAGGAGGGTGTTATGATCAGAATAGCCGCATCTGATGTGAGGGTGCAGGGAAGGGCAACACAGGGCGTGAAGATCATGGACGTAAAGCCAGGGGACGAGATATCGGATGTGGCAAGGGTCGATTGA
- the gyrB gene encoding DNA topoisomerase (ATP-hydrolyzing) subunit B, protein MNDTTYDASHIKVMEGLEAVRHRPSMYIGSTDALGLHHLVYEVVDNSVDEAMAGYCKEISVVIHGDGSVSVKDDGRGIPVDIHPQYNRPALEIVMTVLHAGGKFDHDTYQVSGGLHGVGVSVVNALSEWLEVEVSRDGRVYRQRYERGRPVSDLQVTGVSENTGTTVRFKPDPEIFEVTDFSFDVLSSRMRELAFLNRGLRISIADERSGRSKTFQYDGGIVSFVQYLNKSREVLHPNPIYFSRVRDGVSVEVAMQYNTSYNESVFTFANNINTREGGTHLSGFRAALTKTVNDFAREKKLLKGEAKLTGDDLREGLVAVVSVRLPDPQFEGQTKTRLGNSTVRGLVESLVSEGLMEYFELNPQIAEAIVEKATEAMRAREAARKAKELTRRKTALTSSGLPGKLADCVESDPAKSELYIVEGESAGGSAKQGRNRHFQAVLPLRGKILNVERARLDKMLKNEEIRNLITALGTGIGDDFDIKKARYHKIIIMTDADVDGSHIRTLLLTFFYRYMQPLIEAGYVYIAQPPLYQVRRGKSVRYAYSDEELAKLLEDGKAVVQRYKGLGEMNPEQLWETTMDPEKRTLLRVTLKDAVEADEIFSILMGEQVEPRRIFIETHAREVRNLDV, encoded by the coding sequence TTGAACGATACGACATATGATGCCAGTCATATCAAGGTGATGGAGGGCCTGGAAGCCGTGAGGCACAGGCCCTCAATGTACATAGGCTCCACAGATGCGCTGGGCCTTCATCACCTTGTTTACGAGGTGGTCGACAACAGCGTTGACGAGGCGATGGCCGGTTACTGCAAGGAGATATCCGTAGTCATCCATGGAGACGGCTCTGTCTCGGTGAAGGATGACGGTCGTGGAATTCCTGTAGACATCCATCCGCAGTACAACAGGCCTGCTTTGGAGATAGTCATGACCGTGCTCCACGCTGGCGGAAAGTTCGACCACGATACCTATCAGGTCTCCGGCGGGCTGCATGGCGTCGGGGTTTCCGTCGTCAACGCCCTCTCAGAGTGGCTCGAGGTTGAGGTCAGCCGGGATGGAAGGGTTTACAGACAGAGATACGAGCGCGGCAGGCCTGTATCAGATCTCCAGGTCACAGGTGTCTCTGAGAATACCGGAACCACAGTGAGGTTCAAGCCTGATCCCGAGATTTTCGAGGTCACGGATTTCAGCTTTGATGTTCTCTCATCGCGCATGAGAGAGCTCGCATTTCTGAACAGAGGTCTCAGGATCAGCATAGCAGATGAGAGATCCGGCAGGAGCAAAACGTTCCAGTATGACGGTGGCATAGTCTCCTTTGTCCAGTACCTGAACAAATCCAGGGAGGTGCTGCACCCGAACCCGATCTACTTCTCCAGGGTGAGGGATGGTGTATCGGTGGAGGTGGCGATGCAGTACAACACGAGCTACAACGAGTCTGTGTTCACCTTCGCGAACAACATCAACACCCGGGAAGGAGGAACGCATCTCTCCGGATTCAGGGCAGCGCTGACAAAGACTGTAAACGATTTCGCCAGGGAGAAGAAGCTTCTGAAGGGGGAGGCAAAGCTCACAGGGGACGACCTGAGGGAGGGGCTGGTCGCTGTGGTCAGCGTCCGGCTTCCCGATCCGCAGTTCGAGGGCCAGACAAAGACCAGGCTGGGGAACAGCACGGTTCGCGGCCTCGTCGAATCCCTCGTCTCTGAGGGCCTGATGGAGTACTTCGAGCTGAATCCGCAGATTGCAGAGGCGATAGTCGAGAAGGCGACAGAGGCGATGCGCGCCCGCGAGGCAGCCAGGAAGGCAAAAGAGCTGACGCGGCGTAAGACCGCGCTGACATCATCAGGACTCCCAGGAAAGCTCGCAGACTGCGTGGAGAGCGATCCCGCCAAGAGCGAGCTTTACATCGTCGAGGGAGAGTCAGCAGGCGGTTCTGCGAAGCAGGGCAGGAACAGACACTTCCAGGCAGTTCTGCCCCTCCGGGGCAAGATACTGAACGTTGAGCGCGCAAGGCTCGACAAGATGCTCAAGAACGAGGAGATCAGGAACCTCATAACAGCTCTCGGCACCGGAATAGGCGATGATTTCGATATAAAAAAGGCAAGATACCACAAGATAATCATCATGACGGATGCTGATGTGGATGGCTCACACATACGCACCCTCCTGCTCACATTCTTTTACAGATACATGCAGCCCCTGATAGAGGCAGGTTATGTGTACATCGCCCAGCCGCCGCTGTATCAGGTCAGAAGGGGGAAGAGCGTAAGGTATGCATACTCGGATGAGGAGCTTGCGAAGCTCCTGGAAGATGGAAAGGCTGTGGTCCAGAGGTACAAGGGTCTGGGCGAGATGAACCCGGAGCAGCTCTGGGAGACCACAATGGATCCGGAGAAGAGAACTCTTCTCAGGGTGACGCTGAAGGATGCTGTCGAGGCTGATGAGATCTTCTCCATACTGATGGGAGAGCAGGTTGAACCGAGAAGGATCTTCATAGAGACGCACGCGAGAGAAGTGCGAAACCTGGACGTGTGA
- a CDS encoding OB-fold domain-containing protein, giving the protein MEDYRFRGTGTVITYTTIYSATEDFERLTPYNLAIIQLDEGPKLTGQVVCSPESMKIGMRVRPVFRILGKEGERGIIYYGTKFAPEADAP; this is encoded by the coding sequence ATGGAGGATTACAGGTTCAGGGGGACCGGCACTGTGATCACATACACGACAATATACAGCGCGACAGAGGACTTCGAGAGGCTCACTCCGTACAACCTCGCGATTATCCAGCTTGACGAGGGACCCAAGCTCACAGGACAGGTCGTTTGCTCGCCTGAGAGCATGAAAATAGGCATGCGGGTCAGGCCTGTTTTCAGGATACTCGGAAAGGAGGGGGAGAGGGGCATAATCTACTACGGAACAAAGTTCGCTCCTGAAGCCGATGCCCCTTAG